The nucleotide sequence CCGGTTGTATTTGTTTCCAGCGCTAAATAGCCTACAGCGGTGTTGGACTGTCCTGTGCTGTTATTTTCTAAAGCTTCAAAACCCACTCCAACATTTCTGTTATCACTGCTGTCATCGGCTGCTCCTGCGTTTATTCCCAAAAACACCGAAGAACCATTTTGAGTTCCATCACTATCGCTTTTTCCGTCGGAAAGATCATCCAATTTCTGAGCTCCTGTTCCCCCAACAGATTTCCAAGACGATGTTCCCTGGTCCCAGTAATAAAATCCTTCGGAAGGAGTTCCCAAACCGGTCACAAAGACCATCATCCCATCCTGTGAAGCTGTGGGATCTGTTGCCGGGAAGTTATCTATTCGCGGAATTAAAATTCCATCGGTGTTAGCGGGAGTACTTACATTTCCGGAAGAAATATCCAGAGTAGCTTGGGGATTTGTATTATTAATCCCTACCTGAGCGTGAACTGCGAAGCCTAAAAATAAAATTGATAGTATAACGGACCTTTTCATAGTTGTTGTTTTTACAAAATCCACAACTAAGTAGGAAAGTTCAATTGTGGTAGAAGAATTGGAGACTTCAAATTTAAGAAGGCGGTAAAGTTGAAACCTCTATGAATTCATACATTTTAGAAAATCCATGATTTCTTAGGCGTTATTATAAGCCTTAAAGTTGCCAGGGGGATCGAAGAAAAATAGGGGTAAACAGAATGGTCTTTACTAGTAAGAGTAATAAATTAGGCTTAGGATCGTAGTTTAAGTTTTATGTCCTCTTTATGAGAGGCGGTTAAGGGGACGGTATGTCCTGACACCACCAAACTGTCAATGGTCATCTTTGACACCTTACGAAGATTAACTATAAACGACCTGTGCGTTTTTGCAAAATGTACCGGATTTAAGCTTTCAGAAGTAAATTTCAGTGTTTTAGGAACCAAGAAGCTATGTGCTTCAGTAATTACATAGCAATAGTTGTCAAAAGCTTTCAGATATAGGATGTCTTCTTGATTTAATTTATAGGTCTCTCCTTCCGATTTAATTATTAAAAATTCATCTTTGGTGAGTGAAAAATTGTGCCATGCCAATTCTATATTACTACGTAAGCCCGCTTCAGTAAAAGGTTTTACAATAAATCCCAATGGCTTCGTTTCTTTTACTCTGCTTATGGTAGAAGGATCTGTTTGAGAAGTGAGATACAAATAGGGAATATACCTTTTGTCTAAAGCTGTGGCCAAGTCGATACCGTCCTTTTCCCCTTCCAACTGTATATCCACTAAAACAAGATCCGGCTTGGATGTTGAAATTTCAGTTAGTGCTTCCTCATATGTTTCTACATCACCAATCACATAAAATCCCTGTTTTTTTAGCGCAGTTTCAATAGTTGCGGCGATTAGCGGTTCGTCTTCTACAATTAAAATGCTTAGTTTTTGCATGGAAAATAATATTTCTGAAAATACTTAAAATAGGATTTTGGATGTGCTAATTTTTAGTGAATGCTCCTAATTATTAAGTGAACCGTTACGTCTTATAAAACTTTGAACCGAGATATGCTTAAGGTTGCTACAGTTCCATGGGGAACACTTTGTGAAAAATTCAGTGTTGCCTTTAACTTTTTAGCTAACGCTCTCATCAGTTTAATTCCGAATGAACTTTCGCGTATTTTTTCCGGCATGCCTTTTCCGTTATCACTTACCTTTAATATCAAGTGGTCGCCTTCTCTTCCAAAATCAATATGCATTTTTTGAGAAGTCTTGGTTTCCACAAATGCGTGTTTTAGGACATTGGTTATGAGCTCGTTTAAAATTAAACCTACCGGTGTTATTGTTTCTATGTCGAGTACCATAGGTTGTACGTTTAATTCATAGCTCATCTCATTCTTTCGCGAATGATGACTTTCGAAAATGTCTTTAGTGAGATCGCTGAAGTATTCTTTGGTATCTATGCCAACCAATTGATCCTTATTATACAGTTTTTGGTGAATCAATACCATAGATCGTACTCTGTTTTGGGCTTCACGAATTGCCAATTGTGCCTCTTGGTCCTCAATGTTTTCAGATTGGAGATACAAGAGGGAAGAGACGATCTGAAAACTGTTCTTTACTCTGTGGTGCGTTTCCTTAAGTAAAACATTTTTTTCATCTAGAGTGGATTCCAATAGTTTCTTTTGTTGTGCCAGCAGTTTGTTCTTTTTCCTGTTCCTAACAAAATAAAAAGTTAGAATGGATAGTACAACAGCAATAGAACCAAGAATGAGGTATAGTAATTTTTGAGCTGCCGCTTGTTTATCGAGTTCTCTGTCTTTACGTTCTGTATCGTACCTTACCTCATAATCTGCTATTCGAGATAACATTTCGCTCGTACGAATACTATCTTCCATAACCTTCTGATTTTTTAATGCCTCATACGCTTTTTTATAATCTCCGGCAGCTTCGTATAGCTTGGTAAGCAAGGCTTTTTCGCGGGAATGACCAATGAGATAATTTACTTTTTCCAGTCTTTCAATCGTTCTTTCCATTATTGGAATGGCCTCTTCCGGGGTGCCACGATCGATCATGGCTTGCGCCAACACAGAGGCTGAGGTTGAATATGCATTGTAATTATTTAAACTGTCACTGGCTGCGATCACCTTTTTGAGATGCGAAATACCTTCAGGCGTATTGGCTTCCAAAAGAACCGATTCTACCGGGAAGTGATAATCTGGGGTCTTTAATTCTTTTGCCTTATAATATTCTATCAGCATTTCGGCGTAATGCGCCTGCTTAACGTGATCCTTCACTTCATTAAAATGATCGGTAATTAAATAAAGAAGAAAACCACGCGCATGATGTTCGGGATATTTGGACATTTCAACCCACGCTTTTTCGTAGTACATGCTTTTTAAGTCCGAATTTCCTAGGATGTATTGAATATCTCCTTTTCGCTGATAGACTTGCCATAACATTGGACCTAAGTCCTCTAGATTTTCTAAGGCTATTTTTTCAGCTTCATTGACATAAAAAGTTGCTGAATCTACAACCGTTGTATTGACATAATGACTCGAAATTAAATGGTAGAAGTCATGTATCATTACATGGTTATTTAATTCCTTGGCCCATTTAAGCCCTTGAAATCTTATTTCTTTGGATCTCTCGATCAAGCCATTATTGACCAAATTGGGACCGTAACTTAGGTAGGCATACATTCTTAGCTCTTTTTCCGAAGCATATTCAGTATCCAAATAGTGATAAAGAGGCAGTGCCGCTTTAGGTTGCATCCTCGACATTTTTTGCGTAAGCTTTCCTATCTCCATCTTCTTCGCATCAGATTTCATGCTTTTAGATACCGCAACGATGCTATCGATGTATGTTTCTGAAATTTCTTGAGCAGAAAAGTGGGTAGGATTGAAACACCAAAGGAAGAGCAACAGTATTAGCCGTAGCTTCCATGTATTAACACATATGGAAGTGCCTTTAATGTATTTCACGGGCGTAACAATTTAATCGGTTACTGCAAGATACATTATTTCAGAAAAATAGTAACGATGGTTAGAAAAGACAGGATTTTGGTTAAAAAGAAAAGCCATCACAGTTGTGATGACTTTTCGCCCCAAATTTGATCGGTCAGCCAGTGGCTGAACAACCTACTTATGTCATGTAAAATTACAAAATTTATCCTTTGGTTGACAGGTTTAGGAAATAATTAACTGATTTTGTATTAATTAGCTGGACTTAAGGCACTTATTTTTCGTTTTTTTATTCCAAAAATAAGGATGTATCCATAGCATGCGATCATTAATAATAAAGCAACTTTAAACCCTACATTATCGGTTAAAAATCCGTACAGCGGTGGAATAACAGCTCCACCAACGATAGCCATGCACAGCAATCCTGAAGCCTGAGGTTTTAGATCGCCAAGACCCTCTAGCGTAAGTGCAAAAATAGTGGGAAACATAATCGAATTGAACAACCCAACTGCCAGAATCGACCACATGGCCATCATTCCTCCTGAATTCATTGAAATAAGCAAGAGTAAGGCTGCCGAAATCGCAAAAATACCCAATACTTTAGGTGGCGACATGACTCTGGTGAGATAAGACCCTATAAAGCGGCCAACCATCGCACCGCTCCAGTAAAAAACCACAAATGCACCAACAATGGCTTTGCTGTCCATAGTTGAAAGCTCATTGTTTAATATCCTTTCAGCCATAATTTTCATGGTTTCATTTTCAGATATGACAGTAGCGAGGTTCATATCGAGAAAGTAATTTACAAGATAGCTGCCGATAGCGACTTCAGCCCCCACATATAGAAAAATCCCGATGACGCCCATCAATACTGTTTTATTCTTTAAAAGTTTAAAGTAACCGCCTTTCGGACTTTCCTGCATAAGCTTCGGAAGTTTTATAAAGACAAAGAGGAGCGCCAGAATTCCAATAAAAGCGGCGATCCACAAGAACGGTTGCTGGACCGCTCCGGCCTCAGACAAATAATAATTTCGTGTTTCAGCTTCAGTGAGAACCGAGATCTCTTCCGAAGACTTAATGCTATCACTTAAAAGGAACATAGCCCCAATTACAGGAGCGATAGCCGTTCCGAGGGAATTAAACGCCTGCGAAAGATTCAGCCTGCTGGAGGCTCCTGCTTCACTCCCCAATACCGAAACATAAGGATTTGCTGCTACCTGAAGAATGGTTATTCCGGCTGCCAATGTAAAATAGCCCATTAAAAAAACCGGAAAGGATCGCGCTGAAGCGGCCGGGTAAAACAACAAGCAGCCCAAGGCCATAGTGATTAGCCCTAGAACAATACCTTTTTGATAACCGATGCGTGACAACAAAAAACCGGCAGGTACCGAAAATACAGCATAGGCAGCAAAAAAAGCAAATTGCACCAAACCTGCCTGAAAATAAGACAACTCAAAAACATCTTTCAGCCTTGGAATTAAACTATCAACTAAAACCGTAATAAACCCCCAGAGAAAAAAGAGGATAGTGATCACAACAAATGCCGAACGAAAATTTTTGGTTGAAGTCATGGATTTAGCCTTTATTGTAGAAATCTGAAGGAATATTGGTGTTTTTTCCGTTTTTGTAAGTGGTTACAGAAAAGCCTTCGTGAATCCCGTAAAATCCGGTTTCACCTTTTTTATTGACCGCGATATAACCTACCTGAAAATCCTTGTAGTTTGGAGATTTCTTAATGATTCGTGCTATGGCTTCTTCGCAGGCTTGTTGAGGTGTCTTTCCCTGTCGCATCAATTCTACGATGAGAAAACTCCCAACGGTCTTTAACACTTCTTCTCCCAGGCCGGTCGCTGTGGCACCACCCACTTCATTATCGATAAAAAGACCAGAACCAATTATAGCCGAATCGCCCACACGTCCGGCCATTTTATAGGCGAGCCCGCTGGTGGTACATCCTCCCGAAATATCCCCATTTTTGTCAATGGCCAACATGCCTATGGTATCGTGATTTTCAATATTGATAATGGGTTTGTATTCTGAAGTCTTTTTCCATTCTTCCCAGGCTTTCTTTGAAGTTTCTGTGAGGAGATCGGTGCGTTTAAAACCCAAGGAAACCGCAAATTCCTCAGCTCCCGTACCGGCAAGGATCACGTGGGGTGTATCTTCCATGACCTTACGGGCGACAGAGATAGGGTGAATGATATGCTGCATGCAAACCACCGCGCCATAATTTCCTTCCTTATTCATTATACAGGCATCGAGCGTGACACGTCCGTCTCTATCCGGGAGACCACCAATTCCTACCGACTGACCTTCGGCATTGGCCTCTTCAACCATACAGCCTTGTTCGACAG is from Constantimarinum furrinae and encodes:
- a CDS encoding response regulator → MQKLSILIVEDEPLIAATIETALKKQGFYVIGDVETYEEALTEISTSKPDLVLVDIQLEGEKDGIDLATALDKRYIPYLYLTSQTDPSTISRVKETKPLGFIVKPFTEAGLRSNIELAWHNFSLTKDEFLIIKSEGETYKLNQEDILYLKAFDNYCYVITEAHSFLVPKTLKFTSESLNPVHFAKTHRSFIVNLRKVSKMTIDSLVVSGHTVPLTASHKEDIKLKLRS
- a CDS encoding sensor histidine kinase, giving the protein MKYIKGTSICVNTWKLRLILLLFLWCFNPTHFSAQEISETYIDSIVAVSKSMKSDAKKMEIGKLTQKMSRMQPKAALPLYHYLDTEYASEKELRMYAYLSYGPNLVNNGLIERSKEIRFQGLKWAKELNNHVMIHDFYHLISSHYVNTTVVDSATFYVNEAEKIALENLEDLGPMLWQVYQRKGDIQYILGNSDLKSMYYEKAWVEMSKYPEHHARGFLLYLITDHFNEVKDHVKQAHYAEMLIEYYKAKELKTPDYHFPVESVLLEANTPEGISHLKKVIAASDSLNNYNAYSTSASVLAQAMIDRGTPEEAIPIMERTIERLEKVNYLIGHSREKALLTKLYEAAGDYKKAYEALKNQKVMEDSIRTSEMLSRIADYEVRYDTERKDRELDKQAAAQKLLYLILGSIAVVLSILTFYFVRNRKKNKLLAQQKKLLESTLDEKNVLLKETHHRVKNSFQIVSSLLYLQSENIEDQEAQLAIREAQNRVRSMVLIHQKLYNKDQLVGIDTKEYFSDLTKDIFESHHSRKNEMSYELNVQPMVLDIETITPVGLILNELITNVLKHAFVETKTSQKMHIDFGREGDHLILKVSDNGKGMPEKIRESSFGIKLMRALAKKLKATLNFSQSVPHGTVATLSISRFKVL
- a CDS encoding sugar MFS transporter: MTSTKNFRSAFVVITILFFLWGFITVLVDSLIPRLKDVFELSYFQAGLVQFAFFAAYAVFSVPAGFLLSRIGYQKGIVLGLITMALGCLLFYPAASARSFPVFLMGYFTLAAGITILQVAANPYVSVLGSEAGASSRLNLSQAFNSLGTAIAPVIGAMFLLSDSIKSSEEISVLTEAETRNYYLSEAGAVQQPFLWIAAFIGILALLFVFIKLPKLMQESPKGGYFKLLKNKTVLMGVIGIFLYVGAEVAIGSYLVNYFLDMNLATVISENETMKIMAERILNNELSTMDSKAIVGAFVVFYWSGAMVGRFIGSYLTRVMSPPKVLGIFAISAALLLLISMNSGGMMAMWSILAVGLFNSIMFPTIFALTLEGLGDLKPQASGLLCMAIVGGAVIPPLYGFLTDNVGFKVALLLMIACYGYILIFGIKKRKISALSPAN
- a CDS encoding N(4)-(beta-N-acetylglucosaminyl)-L-asparaginase — encoded protein: MKRRKFIQSASLTGLGVVATTALIGCKEEPSEENNAMIPGATSNIPLVIATWNVPESTAKAWEVIQEGKSALDAVEQGCMVEEANAEGQSVGIGGLPDRDGRVTLDACIMNKEGNYGAVVCMQHIIHPISVARKVMEDTPHVILAGTGAEEFAVSLGFKRTDLLTETSKKAWEEWKKTSEYKPIINIENHDTIGMLAIDKNGDISGGCTTSGLAYKMAGRVGDSAIIGSGLFIDNEVGGATATGLGEEVLKTVGSFLIVELMRQGKTPQQACEEAIARIIKKSPNYKDFQVGYIAVNKKGETGFYGIHEGFSVTTYKNGKNTNIPSDFYNKG